One window from the genome of Pseudalkalibacillus hwajinpoensis encodes:
- a CDS encoding FecCD family ABC transporter permease → MFLLNKRFIAYPIALALLIGAMLLGISIGTVSVPVLTILKLIGSEVLHLPFIGTTDPMFTTIVMDIRLPRVILAGIVGASLAIAGAAFQGLLRNPLADPYVLGVSSGASVGAVLVLFFNLSLPFVGMFTLPVMSIAASILTIFLVLFFARQIERSMRVETIILTGIVFSSFLGSLLSLMIALTGEELRQIIGWLLGSVSMRGWEYIGIILPFFIIGSGILLFSSKELNAMSFGEERAQHIGVNVAKRKLWILIGGSILTGAAVAVSGTIGFVGLVIPHLTRLLWGPDHRHLLPLSILLGAAFLIIADLISRTIISPTELPIGVITSLIGAPVFAIILIRRRKERRG, encoded by the coding sequence ATGTTTTTGCTGAATAAACGTTTTATTGCCTATCCGATTGCGTTAGCACTCTTAATTGGTGCCATGCTCCTTGGCATTTCAATCGGTACTGTTTCAGTTCCAGTGCTTACCATTCTGAAATTAATCGGAAGCGAAGTTTTGCACCTTCCATTCATAGGCACAACCGATCCGATGTTTACAACAATTGTGATGGATATTCGCCTGCCGCGCGTCATTTTGGCAGGTATTGTGGGGGCGTCTCTTGCGATAGCAGGGGCCGCCTTTCAAGGTCTTTTACGCAATCCATTAGCGGATCCGTATGTGCTCGGCGTGTCGTCCGGAGCATCTGTTGGGGCCGTTCTCGTACTCTTTTTCAACCTATCATTGCCATTTGTCGGCATGTTCACCTTACCAGTTATGAGCATTGCCGCATCGATTCTTACCATTTTCCTCGTGCTTTTCTTTGCACGACAAATTGAGCGATCGATGCGCGTGGAGACGATCATCCTCACCGGAATTGTGTTTAGTTCATTTCTTGGCTCACTTCTGTCACTTATGATCGCTTTAACTGGAGAGGAGCTTCGTCAAATTATCGGCTGGCTTCTTGGAAGCGTGTCGATGCGCGGATGGGAATACATCGGGATCATTCTTCCCTTTTTCATCATTGGATCAGGGATCCTGCTCTTTAGCAGCAAGGAGCTGAACGCAATGTCGTTTGGTGAAGAACGCGCTCAGCATATCGGCGTGAACGTCGCGAAACGAAAGCTTTGGATTCTCATCGGCGGCTCGATTTTAACAGGGGCAGCTGTTGCGGTTTCAGGAACGATTGGCTTCGTTGGCCTTGTGATTCCGCATTTAACGCGCCTCCTATGGGGTCCGGATCACAGGCATTTACTGCCACTCTCCATTTTACTTGGAGCTGCTTTTCTAATCATCGCTGATTTAATTTCAAGAACGATCATTTCACCAACTGAGCTGCCGATTGGCGTCATCACTTCGCTTATCGGTGCCCCGGTATTTGCCATTATTTTAATAAGAAGACGTAAGGAAAGAAGAGGATAA
- a CDS encoding adenosylcobinamide amidohydrolase encodes MLSVHSVTGGYPGHDVLDDITFDVNQGELLGIVGPNGSGKTTIFKMVSGILKAKSGSIMLKDKPLSSYSAKQLARVLAVLPQHADQAFPYTVKETVSLGRYAHQTGWFQMWSEHDEAVVQRTMEQTGIAAFADNYVNELSGGERQRVFLAQALAQEPEILLLDEPTNHLDLSYQKELLDLLKKWTREQGLTVISIFHDLNLAGLYCDRLLLLENGKINMHNKPNDVLNEQRIQSVYRTKIEKHPHPTVPKPQMLLLPEKQAEDQSDLTIDERYLERSENMITLTTPFPLRTMSSGVVGSGTGWYRTFVNRHVPKSYSCSDHKEEMATFLEEHGIDPTETVGMMTAVRLEDVSYRLVEDEGVSVFVVVTAGVGNAVDASKSAEHVYEPLPGTINTWIFVNGTLTDEAFIQSIMTATEAKVKVMHDQQVKDSVTGTIATGTSTDSILIAATQRGQHQAYAGTITTLGKLISLGVYNCMTEALEKYRTRLSL; translated from the coding sequence ATGCTAAGCGTACATTCTGTTACAGGAGGATACCCCGGTCACGACGTGCTTGATGACATCACGTTTGATGTGAATCAAGGCGAGCTTCTCGGCATCGTTGGACCAAACGGAAGCGGCAAAACGACTATTTTTAAAATGGTTAGCGGCATCCTGAAGGCAAAGTCAGGCTCAATCATGCTCAAAGATAAGCCGCTCTCAAGCTACTCAGCGAAACAGCTGGCGCGCGTGCTCGCGGTTCTTCCACAGCATGCGGATCAGGCTTTTCCTTATACCGTTAAAGAAACCGTTTCGCTAGGTCGCTATGCCCATCAAACGGGATGGTTTCAAATGTGGAGCGAGCATGACGAGGCGGTTGTACAGCGTACAATGGAGCAAACGGGAATCGCCGCCTTCGCGGATAACTACGTGAATGAACTCTCAGGCGGTGAGCGTCAGCGCGTCTTTCTCGCACAGGCGCTCGCGCAGGAACCTGAGATTCTCTTGTTAGATGAGCCAACGAACCACCTCGACCTTTCTTATCAAAAAGAACTGCTCGATCTCTTAAAAAAATGGACGCGCGAACAGGGGCTAACGGTGATTTCGATTTTTCACGACTTGAATCTGGCAGGTCTGTACTGTGACCGCCTGCTTCTTCTTGAAAATGGGAAAATCAACATGCACAACAAGCCAAATGACGTCCTAAACGAACAGCGCATTCAATCGGTTTATCGCACAAAAATTGAAAAGCATCCTCATCCGACCGTGCCAAAGCCACAAATGCTGTTATTGCCAGAAAAACAGGCAGAGGATCAAAGCGATCTCACTATTGATGAGCGCTACCTTGAGCGGTCAGAAAACATGATCACGCTTACCACACCATTTCCGCTTCGCACGATGTCTTCGGGTGTCGTAGGATCTGGAACTGGCTGGTATCGCACGTTCGTCAACCGACACGTCCCTAAAAGCTACAGTTGCTCAGATCATAAAGAAGAAATGGCGACGTTTTTAGAGGAGCACGGCATCGATCCGACAGAAACAGTTGGCATGATGACGGCCGTTCGATTAGAGGATGTCTCTTACCGCTTAGTAGAAGATGAAGGCGTTTCGGTATTTGTCGTTGTAACGGCAGGCGTTGGAAACGCCGTTGATGCCTCGAAAAGCGCAGAGCACGTATACGAGCCGCTCCCTGGAACGATCAACACGTGGATTTTCGTGAACGGAACGCTCACAGATGAAGCGTTCATCCAAAGCATCATGACCGCAACGGAAGCAAAGGTTAAGGTCATGCACGACCAGCAAGTAAAAGACTCGGTGACAGGCACCATAGCAACAGGTACTTCTACAGACAGCATTCTGATCGCCGCGACACAGCGTGGACAGCATCAGGCATACGCGGGCACGATTACAACGCTCGGAAAATTGATTAGCCTCGGCGTTTACAACTGTATGACAGAGGCACTTGAAAAGTACCGTACGAGGCTCTCGCTATGA
- the cbiB gene encoding adenosylcobinamide-phosphate synthase CbiB, with protein MIMHHLLAISLAFFLDLLIGDPPKWPHPVKWFGSLISFLDKRWNYGANRKQKGALMMLTVLVVVITLTGLTVFLAYNLHPLVGIFFEGILIATTISQKSLREAALDVYKPLQQGDMPEARRKLSWIVGRDTDHLDESEIVRGTVETVAENTSDGITAPLFWALIGGSVGAMAYRAINTCDSMVGYRNEKYEAFGYASAKLDDAVNWIPSRITGCCMMLSKKPEHTARSRAWHVLFRDAKQHPSPNSGWGEAATAALLGVQLGGINTYKGIVSNRALIGDPIIKLSGIHIPKAIAIMNRTSVLFLLILWIGGLFIATITRL; from the coding sequence ATGATCATGCATCACCTTCTTGCGATCAGCCTCGCTTTTTTTCTAGATCTATTGATTGGCGATCCACCAAAATGGCCGCATCCAGTGAAGTGGTTTGGCTCACTTATCAGCTTTCTCGACAAACGCTGGAACTATGGTGCGAACCGCAAACAAAAAGGTGCCCTCATGATGCTCACTGTTCTTGTTGTTGTGATCACACTAACCGGGTTAACCGTTTTTCTTGCCTACAACCTTCACCCGCTTGTGGGGATTTTCTTTGAAGGCATTCTCATCGCAACAACAATCTCACAGAAAAGCTTGCGAGAGGCGGCACTGGACGTATATAAGCCCCTTCAGCAAGGCGATATGCCAGAAGCGCGACGCAAGCTTTCCTGGATCGTTGGACGTGATACAGATCATCTCGATGAAAGTGAAATCGTACGAGGCACTGTTGAAACGGTTGCTGAGAACACTAGTGACGGCATTACGGCACCGCTATTCTGGGCACTTATCGGCGGTAGCGTTGGGGCGATGGCCTACCGAGCGATTAACACATGTGATTCAATGGTTGGCTATCGAAACGAAAAATATGAAGCATTTGGCTACGCCTCTGCGAAGCTTGATGACGCTGTGAACTGGATTCCAAGTCGCATTACAGGCTGCTGCATGATGCTTTCCAAAAAGCCTGAGCATACCGCAAGAAGCCGCGCCTGGCACGTTCTATTTCGCGATGCAAAACAGCATCCGAGTCCAAACAGCGGCTGGGGAGAAGCGGCAACGGCAGCGCTTCTCGGCGTGCAGCTTGGCGGGATAAACACATATAAAGGCATCGTCTCAAACCGTGCGCTGATCGGTGATCCCATCATCAAATTAAGCGGCATACATATTCCAAAAGCGATTGCGATCATGAATCGCACGAGCGTTCTTTTTCTACTTATCTTATGGATCGGAGGGCTTTTCATTGCTACCATCACACGGCTCTAA
- the cobD gene encoding threonine-phosphate decarboxylase CobD — protein sequence MLPSHGSNPHYLYDSLSIAQPEETLDFSANLNPFGPPKALIEKWPDAFNLITTYPDPHASSLTKKLAAMHDTEESHVLVGNGGAELITLVGRFLFHKRVCIVQPAFSEYEEACRSAGCEITYHMLEEGWRLDPNPLIEIMNHLDAIFLCTPNNPTGVSYDAETVRTLIAEADKRACYLIIDEAFADFLQKEPCYTVEILTNKRLIILRSLTKMFAIPGLRLGYMMAHPEVIRTVKKLKPHWSVNALALMAGEICIEEQAYMTLTRKFIEEEREKLQTFFEKHRYIYSRSSVNFYLLKDPEQIDQAPLLLYLMKNGIVPRHTENFPGLNGRWLRFAIRTSDENDRLMEVLASWRR from the coding sequence TTGCTACCATCACACGGCTCTAATCCGCACTATTTATACGATTCGCTAAGCATCGCGCAGCCCGAGGAGACGCTCGATTTCAGCGCAAACCTGAATCCATTCGGTCCTCCAAAGGCGCTAATCGAAAAGTGGCCTGACGCTTTCAACCTTATCACAACATACCCTGATCCCCACGCCTCATCGCTAACGAAAAAGCTTGCAGCAATGCACGATACGGAAGAAAGTCACGTTCTCGTAGGTAACGGTGGTGCTGAGCTGATTACGCTCGTCGGCCGTTTTCTTTTTCATAAACGAGTTTGCATCGTGCAGCCGGCTTTTTCAGAATATGAAGAAGCGTGCCGTAGTGCAGGATGCGAAATCACTTACCATATGCTTGAAGAGGGATGGCGTCTTGACCCAAATCCACTTATTGAAATAATGAATCACCTTGACGCCATTTTTCTCTGTACGCCAAATAACCCAACTGGTGTTTCGTACGATGCTGAAACAGTCAGAACCTTGATTGCTGAAGCGGATAAGAGAGCTTGCTATTTGATCATCGATGAAGCCTTCGCTGACTTTTTACAAAAAGAGCCCTGTTATACCGTAGAGATCTTGACAAATAAGCGCTTGATTATTCTGCGCTCGTTAACGAAAATGTTCGCCATTCCAGGCTTACGTCTAGGTTATATGATGGCGCATCCTGAAGTGATTCGCACAGTTAAAAAGCTCAAGCCACACTGGAGCGTTAACGCTTTGGCGCTTATGGCGGGGGAGATTTGTATCGAAGAACAGGCGTATATGACGCTAACGCGAAAGTTTATCGAGGAGGAGCGGGAGAAACTCCAGACTTTTTTTGAAAAGCATCGCTATATCTACTCACGATCAAGCGTGAATTTTTATTTGCTAAAAGATCCTGAACAAATTGATCAAGCGCCGCTTCTACTTTACTTAATGAAAAACGGCATCGTCCCAAGGCATACGGAGAACTTTCCGGGTCTTAACGGGCGATGGCTCAGATTTGCGATTCGAACTTCCGATGAAAACGACCGACTCATGGAGGTGCTAGCATCATGGCGACGCTGA
- a CDS encoding bifunctional adenosylcobinamide kinase/adenosylcobinamide-phosphate guanylyltransferase, which translates to MATLIFITGGVRSGKSRFAEKRAASARTENSTLHYIACGQASDVEMEARIRRHQQDREKAIVPWQTVECPKDVGSDTAQLGAKAVVLLDCVTTLLSNELFQNGDWSNAIFQEQTKQKIQRDIEKLNESSEALVIVSNELGHEPLEGELVSVYARLLGEIHQWIVSQADEAYLIEMGLPQVMKGDGIT; encoded by the coding sequence ATGGCGACGCTGATCTTTATAACAGGAGGCGTGAGGAGCGGGAAAAGTCGTTTTGCGGAAAAGCGAGCAGCTTCGGCCCGGACAGAAAACAGTACGCTTCATTACATCGCCTGCGGTCAGGCAAGTGACGTAGAGATGGAAGCGCGAATTCGCCGTCACCAGCAGGATAGGGAAAAAGCCATCGTTCCATGGCAAACAGTTGAATGCCCAAAGGATGTAGGAAGCGACACCGCGCAACTTGGGGCAAAGGCGGTTGTTTTGCTAGATTGCGTAACAACGCTTCTATCTAATGAATTGTTTCAAAACGGAGACTGGTCAAACGCCATTTTTCAGGAACAGACGAAACAGAAAATTCAGCGTGATATCGAAAAACTTAACGAAAGCTCAGAAGCCCTCGTCATTGTTAGCAATGAACTTGGGCATGAACCGTTAGAAGGGGAACTTGTCTCCGTTTATGCACGATTGCTTGGCGAGATTCATCAGTGGATTGTTAGCCAAGCGGACGAAGCTTATCTGATTGAAATGGGCCTGCCGCAGGTTATGAAGGGAGACGGAATCACATGA
- a CDS encoding cobyric acid synthase — MKGVMIQGTASDVGKSLIVTALCRLLANEGYAVAPFKSQNMSNNSYVTMEGKEIGRAQGAQAEAARTEASVWMNPILLKPRSDQHAEVIQFGTSYRTLSGKDYRESYYEMGIESIERALDHLQQNYDVVVMEGAGSPVEVNLKDRELVNMKVAEMADVPVILVADIDRGGVFASIVGTLELLDAHERKRVKGIIINKFRGDPALFEDGITWLEERTGLPMIGVLPYVEHHVEGEDSLSLTDRFTQKKGALEIVVLQLPFVSNYSDMEPFNDEDVTVRWVQHSDEVGDPDAVIIPGTKSTIRDLDWLKDRGFDDVLQSYIARGGSVVGICGGYQMLTETLMDPYGADTGEPGKTVEGMGLIPAQTSFHIEKTTVRASGSLHSATNLAMPIEGYEIHLGETRFAHTAKPFLQIEGRPEGYYGEGGRVIGTYLHHLFHNDEWRTEWLNRLRTRKGLPQQKQLNRASMKEKTYDHLANQLKPHLNWELMKSIMFQRVRQ, encoded by the coding sequence ATGAAGGGTGTCATGATTCAAGGCACAGCATCAGACGTTGGCAAAAGCTTGATCGTGACGGCCCTTTGCCGTCTTCTCGCAAACGAAGGCTATGCCGTCGCTCCGTTTAAATCACAAAACATGTCGAACAATTCTTACGTAACAATGGAAGGAAAAGAGATCGGACGGGCACAGGGCGCGCAGGCAGAAGCCGCTAGAACCGAAGCGAGCGTTTGGATGAATCCGATCCTGCTAAAACCAAGATCCGATCAGCATGCGGAAGTGATTCAGTTCGGAACCTCTTACCGTACGCTCTCGGGCAAAGATTACCGAGAATCGTACTACGAGATGGGCATAGAAAGCATTGAGCGTGCGCTCGATCACCTACAGCAAAACTATGATGTGGTTGTAATGGAAGGAGCGGGCAGCCCGGTTGAAGTCAATTTAAAAGATCGCGAGCTCGTGAACATGAAGGTGGCTGAAATGGCCGATGTTCCTGTCATTCTTGTGGCGGATATCGATCGCGGCGGCGTGTTTGCAAGCATCGTCGGCACGCTTGAGCTCCTGGATGCTCACGAGCGGAAGCGGGTAAAAGGCATCATCATTAACAAATTTCGTGGCGATCCAGCGCTCTTCGAAGATGGCATCACATGGCTTGAAGAGCGAACCGGTCTACCAATGATCGGCGTCCTTCCTTATGTGGAGCATCATGTGGAAGGGGAGGATTCTCTCTCGCTTACCGATCGGTTTACACAGAAAAAGGGTGCGCTTGAAATCGTCGTGCTTCAGCTTCCGTTTGTTTCCAACTATAGCGATATGGAGCCGTTTAACGATGAGGACGTCACAGTTCGCTGGGTGCAGCACTCGGATGAAGTTGGCGATCCTGATGCGGTCATTATTCCTGGAACGAAAAGTACCATCCGTGATTTGGATTGGTTGAAGGATCGAGGTTTTGACGACGTGTTACAAAGCTACATAGCACGTGGCGGAAGCGTTGTTGGCATATGCGGTGGCTATCAAATGCTAACGGAGACGCTGATGGATCCTTATGGCGCAGATACAGGGGAGCCTGGGAAAACGGTTGAAGGAATGGGGCTCATTCCCGCGCAAACGTCGTTTCATATAGAAAAAACAACCGTACGAGCAAGCGGTTCACTTCATTCAGCTACTAACCTAGCAATGCCAATTGAAGGCTATGAAATTCATCTAGGGGAAACACGTTTTGCTCATACAGCCAAACCTTTCCTCCAGATCGAGGGTCGGCCTGAAGGCTACTATGGTGAAGGAGGTCGCGTGATTGGTACGTATTTACATCATCTTTTTCATAATGATGAATGGCGAACCGAGTGGCTGAATCGTCTGCGAACGAGGAAAGGATTACCTCAACAAAAGCAACTCAACCGTGCGAGCATGAAAGAGAAAACGTACGATCATCTCGCTAACCAGCTGAAGCCACACTTGAACTGGGAGCTTATGAAAAGCATCATGTTTCAGCGTGTGCGCCAATGA
- the cobS gene encoding adenosylcobinamide-GDP ribazoletransferase: protein MSLWQGFLINVQFFTVIPVRRELPMEREPLTRSVQTFPILGLLQGMLSAALLYGLIEWTPFSSLAIAFITWVFLMALTGGLHLDGWMDASDAFFSYRDLGKRLEIMKDPRTGAFGVLSVIVLLSARFLFLYEIIQMATFSSYLLIAAIPFLSKSVMGYFLLSIQPSKQEGLAYFFQKSIQRSSLWIYPIYWIALIGMTVLLSLEVSLGMLLLSAITVLFTIAMRRKVLSWFNGVTGDVLGASVEGMEVILWMSVWLLHYFVMG from the coding sequence ATGAGTTTGTGGCAAGGATTTCTTATTAATGTGCAATTTTTCACCGTTATCCCGGTGCGACGCGAACTTCCAATGGAGCGGGAGCCGTTAACGCGCTCGGTTCAAACGTTTCCGATTCTTGGACTGCTTCAAGGTATGCTATCGGCAGCGCTTCTCTACGGGCTCATCGAATGGACGCCTTTTTCGTCGCTAGCGATTGCGTTCATTACATGGGTGTTTCTGATGGCGCTAACGGGCGGTCTTCATCTTGACGGCTGGATGGATGCGAGCGATGCGTTTTTCTCGTATCGCGATTTAGGAAAACGTCTTGAGATTATGAAGGATCCACGGACAGGGGCTTTCGGCGTGCTTTCGGTGATTGTGCTTCTCTCGGCAAGGTTTCTTTTTCTTTATGAAATCATTCAAATGGCGACGTTCAGCTCGTATCTCCTCATTGCTGCCATACCCTTTTTAAGCAAAAGTGTGATGGGATATTTTCTGTTAAGCATTCAACCTTCGAAACAAGAGGGGCTTGCTTACTTTTTTCAGAAATCGATTCAGCGATCAAGCTTATGGATTTATCCGATTTATTGGATCGCGCTCATCGGAATGACGGTGCTACTCTCACTGGAGGTTTCTCTAGGCATGCTGTTGTTAAGTGCAATAACAGTTCTTTTTACGATCGCGATGAGAAGAAAGGTACTTAGCTGGTTTAACGGCGTAACCGGAGATGTGCTCGGCGCGAGCGTTGAAGGGATGGAGGTGATCTTATGGATGAGCGTGTGGCTATTACATTATTTCGTCATGGGATAA
- a CDS encoding histidine phosphatase family protein has product MDERVAITLFRHGITDDNKRGAYIGWTDTPLNEAAELATVDADQYDLIFTSDLQRCMQTAKRLFPNRKRIPVPLLREILFGEWEGKTYADLEHDIQYRSWIDDPFTISPPGGENYAQFGQRIEEGFKSVVEQVIESQNQRGIVITHGGVIRYLLTKYAPEKRSFWEWKVPHGSGIELEWKRDDLRRDMRCTSLQEVPITANQNG; this is encoded by the coding sequence ATGGATGAGCGTGTGGCTATTACATTATTTCGTCATGGGATAACGGATGATAACAAGCGCGGTGCTTATATTGGCTGGACAGATACACCGCTTAATGAAGCCGCTGAACTTGCTACAGTCGACGCTGATCAGTACGATCTTATTTTCACGAGCGACTTGCAGCGATGCATGCAAACAGCGAAACGCCTCTTTCCGAATCGGAAAAGAATTCCCGTGCCTCTGTTGCGGGAAATCCTGTTTGGGGAATGGGAAGGAAAAACGTATGCCGACCTTGAACATGATATCCAATACAGAAGCTGGATTGATGATCCATTCACCATCTCTCCACCTGGAGGTGAGAACTACGCTCAATTTGGTCAGCGGATTGAAGAAGGGTTCAAATCGGTCGTCGAACAGGTCATTGAATCACAGAATCAGAGAGGCATCGTGATTACACATGGAGGCGTTATTCGCTATTTGCTAACCAAGTATGCCCCAGAAAAGCGTTCGTTTTGGGAATGGAAAGTTCCCCACGGTTCAGGAATTGAGCTTGAATGGAAACGAGATGATTTAAGGAGGGATATGCGATGCACTTCGTTACAGGAGGTGCCTATAACGGCAAATCAAAATGGGTGA
- a CDS encoding bifunctional adenosylcobinamide kinase/adenosylcobinamide-phosphate guanylyltransferase, with protein sequence MHFVTGGAYNGKSKWVKTFYGLTEDHCWRSAYDQMKIPLNVSRFYGDVVVLEGVEQWIKGLTADSGHEECRAIWQSLLGIWRSWESEQHERTVVIIGADITKGIVPMEKEEREWRDLTGWAYQDLAAIADRVDVIWYGLNQQLK encoded by the coding sequence ATGCACTTCGTTACAGGAGGTGCCTATAACGGCAAATCAAAATGGGTGAAAACGTTCTACGGATTAACGGAGGATCACTGCTGGAGATCCGCTTATGACCAAATGAAAATCCCGCTTAATGTAAGTCGCTTCTACGGAGATGTCGTTGTTCTTGAAGGTGTAGAACAGTGGATTAAAGGACTTACGGCTGACTCGGGGCATGAAGAATGCCGGGCGATCTGGCAGTCGTTGCTAGGTATCTGGCGCTCGTGGGAAAGCGAGCAACATGAGCGAACGGTCGTAATCATAGGCGCGGATATTACTAAAGGAATCGTACCAATGGAAAAAGAAGAGCGCGAATGGCGTGATTTAACAGGATGGGCGTACCAGGATTTAGCGGCCATAGCCGACCGTGTTGATGTGATCTGGTACGGACTCAATCAGCAGTTAAAATAA
- a CDS encoding cob(I)yrinic acid a,c-diamide adenosyltransferase — MRIYTRTGDEGKTSIIGGRVDKDDVRVEAYGTVDEANGFVGQAIVELSELGSDQFTDLLEDLEKIQHELFDCGGDLANVSPKREMKLMEESITYLEGRIDEFIEEAPALEKFILPGGSKPSATIHIARTITRRAERHVVTLNKVEENIPPVPMKYLNRLSDYFFALARVINFRLNVKDVEYARSAKVFRGGKRKGE; from the coding sequence ATGAGAATTTATACACGAACAGGTGACGAGGGAAAAACGAGCATTATCGGGGGAAGAGTCGATAAAGACGATGTACGAGTAGAAGCTTACGGCACGGTAGATGAAGCGAATGGCTTCGTTGGACAGGCGATTGTCGAATTAAGCGAGCTTGGCTCAGATCAATTTACGGATCTTCTAGAAGATTTGGAAAAAATTCAGCATGAGCTTTTTGACTGTGGCGGCGACCTTGCGAACGTCTCACCAAAACGAGAAATGAAGCTAATGGAAGAGTCGATTACGTACCTTGAAGGACGCATCGATGAATTTATTGAAGAAGCGCCAGCGCTTGAGAAATTCATCTTACCGGGTGGAAGCAAGCCGTCCGCAACGATTCATATCGCTCGCACAATCACACGTCGCGCCGAGCGCCACGTTGTTACGTTAAATAAAGTAGAAGAAAACATTCCACCCGTCCCAATGAAATACTTAAACCGCCTATCAGATTACTTTTTCGCCCTTGCTCGCGTGATTAATTTCCGTTTGAACGTAAAAGACGTGGAGTACGCAAGAAGCGCGAAAGTATTCCGTGGCGGCAAGCGTAAAGGAGAGTAG
- a CDS encoding ECF transporter S component, with translation MSGKRASLLAMFIALSVVGALIKIPSVIGSVALDAFPALVAAVLLGSRSGAVIAGFGHLLSALIVGFPLGPMHLLIAAEMAVLVWLFGALYEKSKRKIAVGLFLVGNGVIAPLPFLFMLGTGFYMAIMPGLVVASAINLVLAMALIPRLATIFEKKGLASL, from the coding sequence ATGTCGGGAAAACGCGCAAGCCTTCTCGCTATGTTCATTGCACTATCCGTTGTTGGCGCGCTTATTAAAATCCCATCCGTTATCGGAAGCGTTGCGCTCGATGCGTTTCCAGCTCTCGTAGCAGCCGTTCTCCTCGGAAGCAGGAGCGGTGCGGTGATCGCAGGATTCGGTCATCTACTATCTGCGCTTATTGTCGGCTTTCCGCTCGGTCCCATGCATCTACTAATCGCGGCAGAAATGGCGGTGCTTGTTTGGTTGTTTGGTGCGCTTTATGAGAAAAGTAAACGAAAAATAGCTGTTGGACTCTTTTTAGTAGGAAACGGAGTTATTGCTCCACTACCGTTTCTTTTTATGCTTGGCACGGGCTTTTACATGGCGATTATGCCAGGGCTAGTTGTTGCATCAGCGATCAATCTCGTACTTGCAATGGCTCTTATCCCACGCTTAGCAACGATTTTTGAGAAAAAAGGACTTGCGAGCTTATGA
- a CDS encoding ATP-binding protein, with amino-acid sequence MRDGTMIPLYDEYLVITSDNSGGIGEKEHDIVNVPYDVLSYFAFRVAVMENIAHGATPLSVVLHNFCGGAKWEEFVSGIERGKRELGMNELTITGSSETNMPLLQSALGVVVIGRKRRNELPEVSLNNGIRFAVIGKPLVGEEVVNEPNAIAPLDLFRWVSEQEDVRAVLPVGSKGILYELNELLSDDEVMDEQVMVDLDVHKSSGPSTCFIVAYGEEIEEQLRERAGGLLHVVEIERGQARA; translated from the coding sequence ATGAGAGACGGGACGATGATTCCTCTATATGATGAATATCTCGTAATTACAAGCGATAACAGCGGAGGCATCGGAGAGAAAGAGCATGATATCGTGAACGTGCCATATGATGTGCTTTCTTACTTCGCTTTTCGCGTTGCGGTAATGGAAAATATCGCGCATGGAGCAACGCCACTTTCTGTCGTTTTACATAACTTCTGCGGCGGCGCAAAGTGGGAGGAGTTTGTAAGCGGCATCGAGCGAGGAAAAAGAGAATTAGGCATGAACGAGCTGACAATCACAGGAAGCTCCGAAACAAATATGCCTCTCCTCCAATCAGCGCTTGGTGTTGTGGTGATTGGACGGAAGCGGCGTAACGAACTTCCGGAAGTATCGCTAAATAACGGTATCCGTTTTGCCGTAATCGGTAAACCGCTCGTTGGTGAAGAAGTGGTGAACGAGCCGAATGCGATAGCACCGCTTGATCTGTTTCGATGGGTGAGTGAACAAGAGGACGTTCGAGCTGTATTGCCTGTTGGATCAAAAGGGATACTGTATGAGTTAAATGAGCTTCTATCAGATGATGAAGTGATGGATGAACAAGTGATGGTAGACCTAGACGTTCATAAATCCTCAGGACCGTCTACTTGTTTTATTGTCGCTTATGGAGAAGAGATAGAGGAGCAGCTACGTGAACGAGCGGGTGGGCTTCTTCATGTAGTGGAAATTGAAAGGGGTCAGGCACGTGCCTAA
- the fbpA gene encoding Fur-regulated basic protein FbpA — translation MGVQLRKGMIDRRTYLIRKLLNSPHNREDLTQLHSLTLTELEKKYERENRMKTL, via the coding sequence ATGGGAGTTCAACTCCGAAAAGGCATGATTGATCGTCGAACCTACCTAATTCGCAAGTTACTAAATTCACCACACAATCGAGAAGACCTTACTCAACTTCATAGCCTTACGTTAACAGAGCTTGAGAAGAAGTATGAGAGAGAAAATCGTATGAAAACATTGTAA